A region from the Clostridium beijerinckii genome encodes:
- the rfbC gene encoding dTDP-4-dehydrorhamnose 3,5-epimerase, protein MNLIKTKLEGVYIVEPHVFGDERGWFMETYSKIKTPEIACDFVQDNQSYSKEKGILRGIHFQNEKHAQAKLVRCVRGAVLDVAVDLRKGSSTYKQWVAVELSAENKKQLFIPRGFGHGFLTLTDDVEFVYKTDNYYNYESDRSILWCDPEINVDWNVENPIISDKDAKAPFLKDSDCSFK, encoded by the coding sequence ATGAATTTAATTAAAACTAAATTAGAAGGCGTGTATATAGTAGAACCACATGTTTTTGGTGATGAAAGAGGATGGTTTATGGAAACTTACTCTAAGATTAAAACACCAGAAATAGCTTGTGATTTTGTACAAGATAATCAATCATATTCAAAGGAAAAAGGAATACTTAGAGGTATTCACTTCCAAAATGAAAAGCATGCTCAAGCAAAATTAGTACGTTGTGTTAGAGGTGCAGTTTTAGATGTAGCAGTGGATTTAAGAAAAGGTTCTAGTACATATAAACAGTGGGTAGCTGTAGAGCTTTCAGCAGAAAACAAAAAGCAATTGTTTATTCCAAGGGGATTTGGACATGGATTTTTAACTTTGACTGATGATGTTGAGTTTGTATACAAAACAGATAATTATTATAATTATGAAAGTGATCGTAGTATTCTTTGGTGTGATCCAGAAATAAATGTGGATTGGAATGTAGAAAATCCAATAATTTCTGATAAGGATGCTAAGGCACCATTTTTGAAGGATAGCGATTGTAGTTTTAAGTGA
- a CDS encoding undecaprenyl-phosphate glucose phosphotransferase, producing MIKENQNFLNKINALTDILILFISMTLAYLIRFYIFSPDTGYITLNTYIKFAVIIIPINLIVFNFFNLYHSFRTTTFIKECIQIIKSNTILTAILLSLLFIFRLVDISRWVIVIFYFVNITLVVTKRFILRKSLSKIRLKGLNLKHVIIAGAGEVANEYLEVINSNKSYGYNYSGYVADRSDFKGEKLGNYDDLLNVLTKYKPDEVVCALDISDSKYLENVVSDCEKSGTKISIIPFCYKYIPSQPYIDQIGSIPLINVRRIPLDNLGNAFTKRAIDILGSLVLIILSSPVMLITTLIIRCTSKGPIIFKQNRVGLNKKLFTMYKFRSMKVNSQEETGWSTNSDPRKTKFGSFIRKFSIDELPQFFNVLKGDMSLIGPRPELPHFVDNFKNEIPLYMVKHQVKPGITGLAQVNGFRGDTSIKKRIEYDIYYIENWNILLDISILFQTAFKGFKNNEQIIIKSDTLDNEHMTIDN from the coding sequence ATGATAAAAGAAAATCAAAATTTTTTAAATAAAATTAATGCTCTAACAGATATTCTAATTTTATTTATATCAATGACTTTGGCATATTTAATCCGTTTTTATATATTCTCACCTGATACAGGTTACATTACATTAAATACATATATTAAATTTGCAGTTATCATAATTCCTATAAATCTTATTGTTTTTAACTTTTTTAATCTGTACCATTCATTTAGAACAACAACTTTTATTAAAGAATGTATTCAAATTATTAAATCAAATACAATCCTAACAGCTATTTTATTATCATTATTATTCATATTTAGATTAGTTGATATCTCTAGATGGGTTATTGTTATTTTTTATTTTGTAAATATTACGTTAGTTGTTACTAAGCGATTTATTTTAAGAAAATCTTTATCAAAAATTAGATTAAAAGGATTAAACTTAAAGCATGTAATAATTGCTGGTGCAGGTGAAGTAGCAAATGAATACTTAGAAGTGATTAACTCAAATAAGAGTTATGGTTATAATTATTCCGGATATGTAGCAGACAGATCAGACTTTAAAGGTGAGAAACTTGGAAATTACGATGATTTATTAAATGTTTTAACTAAGTACAAGCCTGACGAAGTTGTTTGTGCTCTTGATATATCTGATTCAAAATACTTGGAAAATGTAGTTTCAGATTGTGAAAAAAGTGGTACAAAAATTTCTATAATTCCATTTTGCTATAAATACATTCCTAGTCAACCTTATATTGATCAAATTGGAAGTATTCCTCTTATTAACGTTAGAAGAATACCTTTAGATAATTTAGGGAATGCATTTACGAAGAGAGCAATAGATATACTTGGTTCACTTGTTTTAATAATACTTTCAAGTCCAGTTATGCTTATTACCACTTTAATCATTAGATGTACTTCAAAAGGACCCATTATCTTTAAGCAAAATCGTGTAGGTTTAAATAAGAAGCTATTTACAATGTATAAATTTAGATCTATGAAAGTTAATTCTCAGGAAGAAACAGGGTGGAGTACGAATTCTGATCCTAGAAAAACTAAATTTGGATCTTTTATTCGTAAATTTTCTATAGATGAATTACCTCAATTTTTTAATGTATTAAAAGGCGATATGAGTTTAATAGGGCCTAGACCTGAGCTGCCTCATTTTGTGGATAATTTCAAAAATGAAATTCCACTTTATATGGTCAAGCATCAAGTAAAACCTGGAATAACTGGACTAGCTCAAGTAAATGGTTTTAGGGGTGATACCTCAATTAAAAAGAGGATTGAATATGATATATATTATATAGAAAACTGGAATATACTACTGGATATAAGTATATTATTTCAAACTGCTTTTAAAGGATTTAAAAATAATGAACAGATTATAATTAAATCTGATACACTTGACAATGAACATATGACAATTGACAATTAA
- a CDS encoding glycosyl transferase family 2 has product MKLSIIIVNYNTYTLTKQTIESIIQKEHTFDYEILLVDNASVDGSIQKLREEFNDLMSECILRIFINEDNLGFAKANNIGMRVSKGEYILLLNSDTVIKEDCLEKCLAQMELDNSIGALGCKVVLPDGKLDHACKRGFPTPKASLYYLLKLYKKDPIKYGQYDALHLHEDKVGEVDCLMGAFMLMRKSVLDEVGLLDENFFMYGEDIDLCYRIKEGGYKILYYPKAQIIHYKGGSSKKKRTKVIYDFHKAMWIFYRKHYYKEYNFTISHLVYIGIWAKYLLEIIKNAFK; this is encoded by the coding sequence ATGAAGTTATCTATTATTATTGTGAATTACAATACTTATACTCTTACAAAGCAAACTATTGAATCTATAATTCAAAAAGAACATACTTTTGATTATGAAATATTATTAGTTGATAATGCTTCTGTTGATGGTAGTATTCAAAAATTGCGAGAAGAATTTAATGACCTTATGTCTGAATGCATTTTGCGAATATTTATAAATGAAGATAACTTAGGTTTTGCAAAAGCTAATAATATAGGAATGAGAGTTTCCAAAGGAGAATACATATTACTATTAAATTCTGATACTGTAATTAAAGAAGATTGTTTAGAAAAATGCTTAGCTCAAATGGAATTAGACAATAGTATAGGTGCATTAGGTTGCAAGGTTGTTCTACCAGATGGCAAACTTGATCATGCTTGCAAACGTGGCTTCCCAACACCTAAAGCATCTCTTTATTATTTGTTGAAGTTATATAAAAAAGATCCAATAAAATATGGGCAATATGATGCACTACATTTACATGAAGATAAAGTAGGCGAAGTTGATTGTCTTATGGGTGCATTTATGCTTATGCGTAAATCAGTACTTGATGAAGTCGGATTACTTGATGAAAATTTCTTTATGTATGGTGAAGATATAGACTTATGTTATCGTATTAAAGAAGGCGGGTATAAAATACTTTACTATCCAAAGGCACAAATTATTCATTACAAAGGTGGCAGCTCTAAAAAGAAAAGGACTAAAGTTATCTATGATTTTCATAAAGCAATGTGGATATTTTATAGAAAACACTACTATAAAGAATATAATTTTACTATATCACATCTTGTGTATATAGGCATTTGGGCAAAGTACTTATTAGAAATAATCAAAAATGCTTTTAAGTAG
- a CDS encoding polymerase encodes MANLKNNSKEKSFNFFFPIAFILGIIPLIVRMTVVKVDEHTINIWGTATQIDLFSQKKSFFLMIFSIILIAISIIFFKKIFSKKDKVINYTLIACGIFSLFTLLSAIFSKYREVSFWGIFDRSEGLITITCYMILFIYSIYTFRTTNDYKYIITPLLILVFINAFLGIFQYIGQDLIQTSLGKSIVMPSQYQSANSQVNLLNEKGTIYGTLFSYNYVGSFVSIVLPILFCYTIFEDDVMYKIMSFIGTLLSFWLLFGSSARSGIVGVLGSIIFGIIIFWKLLIKRKKGILIGIGVLIILLIGANFVSKGSIFDRIPSLATDAISIFKDTSDFDYTEHTPVKDIKYSDSITEVLLPNDTLKISYENGSPVFKNSQDEIVEYTLKDKVLTTNTESFKNITFAFGKLDKKSIISDSLLLNINAKPEFLFKLNDNKAFQLMDMSSKQYVDLEYPETFGFKGKEKLGSSRGYIWSRAIPLIKDTFILGTGPDTFAFEFPQGDLIGKYYAYDTPNIVVDKAHNLYLQIAINYGVIALLAFLAMMVIYIVDSIKLYAFKEHFEERSIMLGAITCLGIIGYLFAGIFNDSVVSVAPVFWIVLGVGVALNFINRDGIRTGKIK; translated from the coding sequence ATGGCAAACTTAAAAAATAATTCAAAAGAAAAATCTTTTAATTTTTTCTTTCCAATTGCATTTATACTAGGGATCATTCCCTTAATTGTTCGTATGACAGTTGTTAAAGTTGATGAGCATACAATTAATATATGGGGTACTGCAACTCAAATTGATTTGTTTTCACAGAAAAAATCATTCTTTTTAATGATTTTTTCAATTATATTGATTGCTATTAGTATTATCTTTTTCAAGAAAATATTTAGTAAAAAAGATAAAGTTATTAATTATACTTTAATTGCATGTGGTATTTTTTCACTTTTCACTTTACTTTCTGCAATATTTTCGAAATACAGAGAAGTATCTTTTTGGGGAATATTTGATAGATCTGAAGGTCTTATTACAATTACTTGTTATATGATTCTTTTCATATATTCAATTTATACCTTTAGAACTACTAACGATTATAAGTATATTATCACTCCACTTTTAATATTAGTATTCATTAATGCATTTTTAGGTATTTTTCAATATATTGGCCAAGACTTAATTCAAACTTCTTTAGGTAAGTCTATAGTTATGCCTAGTCAATATCAAAGTGCTAATTCTCAAGTAAATCTATTAAATGAAAAGGGTACAATTTATGGAACTTTATTTAGTTATAATTACGTGGGTAGCTTTGTTTCTATTGTTTTACCTATATTATTTTGCTATACAATTTTTGAAGATGATGTTATGTATAAGATAATGTCATTCATTGGCACTCTACTTTCTTTTTGGTTATTATTTGGTAGTTCAGCTCGTTCAGGAATTGTTGGTGTTTTAGGATCAATTATATTTGGTATTATTATATTTTGGAAGTTACTTATTAAACGTAAGAAAGGAATCCTCATAGGAATTGGTGTTTTAATAATATTACTTATTGGTGCAAATTTTGTTTCTAAGGGAAGTATTTTTGATAGAATTCCTAGTTTGGCTACTGATGCTATTAGTATTTTTAAAGATACAAGTGACTTTGATTATACAGAGCATACTCCTGTTAAAGACATAAAATATAGTGATTCAATTACTGAAGTTCTATTACCTAATGATACTTTAAAAATCAGTTATGAAAATGGATCTCCTGTATTTAAAAATTCACAGGATGAGATAGTGGAATATACATTAAAAGATAAAGTACTGACAACTAATACTGAATCCTTTAAAAACATTACTTTTGCGTTTGGAAAGCTTGACAAAAAATCAATCATTTCAGATTCTCTTCTTTTAAATATTAATGCTAAACCAGAATTTTTATTTAAATTAAATGATAATAAAGCTTTTCAGTTAATGGATATGAGTAGTAAACAATATGTTGATTTAGAATATCCTGAAACCTTTGGATTTAAAGGAAAAGAGAAACTAGGTTCTTCTAGAGGATATATTTGGTCAAGAGCTATTCCACTTATTAAAGATACTTTTATACTCGGTACTGGTCCTGATACCTTCGCTTTTGAATTCCCACAAGGAGATTTAATAGGTAAATATTATGCTTATGATACTCCAAATATAGTTGTAGATAAGGCACATAATCTTTACTTACAAATAGCTATTAATTATGGTGTTATTGCATTACTAGCCTTCTTAGCCATGATGGTTATTTACATTGTTGATAGTATAAAGCTTTATGCTTTTAAAGAACACTTCGAAGAAAGATCTATAATGCTAGGTGCTATTACCTGCTTAGGGATTATCGGGTACTTATTTGCAGGAATCTTCAACGACTCAGTTGTAAGTGTTGCTCCTGTGTTTTGGATAGTTCTTGGAGTTGGGGTTGCTCTTAACTTTATAAATAGAGATGGAATTCGTACAGGGAAGATAAAGTAA
- a CDS encoding four helix bundle protein, producing the protein MYNNIIVYKSFNLALEIISIYKYLISKREYVLSKQILRSGTSVGANVKEAVKGYSKNDFLYKMNIALKEANETEYWLELLIQSEILSDYDIKVVLQHCKEICRILNSIVATGMKKG; encoded by the coding sequence ATTTATAATAATATTATTGTTTATAAATCATTTAACTTAGCTCTTGAGATAATATCTATTTACAAATATCTAATAAGTAAAAGAGAATATGTTTTGTCAAAGCAGATATTACGTTCTGGCACTAGTGTTGGCGCTAACGTCAAAGAGGCAGTTAAAGGATATTCTAAAAATGATTTTCTATACAAGATGAATATTGCATTAAAAGAAGCTAACGAAACAGAATATTGGTTAGAATTGCTTATACAATCAGAAATTCTTAGTGATTATGATATAAAAGTTGTACTCCAACATTGTAAGGAGATTTGTAGGATCTTAAATAGCATTGTGGCAACTGGAATGAAAAAGGGGTGA